One genomic region from Halobacteriovorax sp. HLS encodes:
- a CDS encoding NUDIX domain-containing protein, with the protein MEEKRHKKVQVVIFDLETRSKVLLLQTKEDRDFHWQNVTGSVEDKESYVIGALRELQEETGLTGTLTELPIFFDFTDRWNKSVHEKVYLVLAPFSHHVSLCEKEHQSFKWYEADQLNNKNFGYESNWLAFCEARKWLENNN; encoded by the coding sequence ATGGAAGAGAAGCGTCATAAAAAAGTCCAAGTAGTTATTTTTGATTTAGAAACAAGATCAAAAGTACTTTTGTTACAGACCAAAGAAGATAGAGATTTTCATTGGCAAAATGTAACAGGATCAGTTGAAGATAAAGAGAGCTACGTAATAGGCGCGCTAAGAGAATTACAAGAGGAAACAGGCCTAACAGGAACACTTACAGAACTTCCAATTTTCTTTGATTTCACTGATCGTTGGAATAAATCTGTTCACGAAAAGGTTTATTTAGTACTTGCTCCTTTTAGTCATCATGTATCTCTATGCGAAAAAGAGCACCAAAGCTTTAAGTGGTATGAAGCAGACCAGTTAAATAATAAAAACTTTGGATACGAGAGCAATTGGTTAGCATTTTGTGAAGCGAGGAAATGGCTTGAAAATAATAACTAA
- a CDS encoding site-2 protease family protein has product MTDVTSFLHTLATCLPGFLIGVVFHEYAHALVATKFGDDTPERYGRLTLNPSSHADMMGTIIFPLGLMLFGLTPFGWAKPVPVNPSNFKKYKAGSFWVAFAGPGANIIIALLCSLLFALSYTQLPMSVSFKPAIENMLRYAVVINLVLAVFNLIPFPPLDGSKMVMPFLDYNQARKYEELQRFTFLFFIILWMTDIFSYLVRPVFALSNMVTGLFIMLFS; this is encoded by the coding sequence ATGACAGACGTAACAAGCTTCCTACACACACTAGCGACATGTCTGCCGGGATTTCTTATTGGAGTGGTATTTCATGAATACGCTCATGCCCTTGTGGCCACCAAGTTTGGTGACGATACACCCGAGCGATACGGTCGACTAACTCTTAATCCTTCTTCACATGCAGATATGATGGGGACTATTATTTTTCCACTAGGTCTAATGCTTTTTGGATTAACTCCTTTCGGGTGGGCCAAGCCAGTTCCTGTCAATCCATCAAACTTTAAAAAATATAAGGCCGGAAGCTTTTGGGTTGCCTTTGCTGGTCCTGGAGCAAATATAATCATAGCTCTGCTATGTTCTCTACTCTTTGCATTGTCATATACACAGCTACCTATGAGTGTGTCTTTTAAGCCTGCAATTGAAAATATGCTCCGTTATGCTGTGGTTATAAATCTAGTTCTTGCAGTATTTAACCTGATCCCTTTTCCTCCACTGGACGGATCAAAGATGGTAATGCCTTTTTTAGATTACAATCAGGCCAGAAAGTATGAAGAGTTACAAAGATTTACTTTCCTATTTTTTATAATTTTATGGATGACTGATATTTTCTCTTACCTTGTTAGACCAGTCTTTGCGCTTTCTAATATGGTGACAGGATTATTTATAATGCTTTTTAGCTAA
- a CDS encoding ScpA family protein yields MLDTTIQVKTDNFDGPLGLLLMLVQKEEMSVKDLDLTKITSQYLGYLAEMRDLNFDIAGDYLYLAATLLLLKSKNCITEEEQERLKDQLSDGEGLNITSSAELIRRLEELQHFQKMGEKLWSLDKRDEHIFVKPKINRKAIVNSILTPMELEKLTMAMMDFLFRERRKYTVVKRDRLSIKEKLVFLRSHLEVGQKTTLQDLLDNDGGENLDNKVITFISLLELARLQRLEVFQNESMGSIYVDVVKSLEDFDVTQADGFEDEDELAEKAISEDIANTIAQNGVEIAEEPLSANEMTHTQQDAVNEEQVLQ; encoded by the coding sequence ATGTTAGATACAACCATTCAGGTCAAAACAGATAACTTTGATGGACCGCTTGGTCTTTTACTTATGCTCGTACAAAAAGAAGAGATGAGTGTAAAAGATCTAGATTTAACAAAAATTACGAGCCAATACCTAGGCTATCTCGCAGAAATGCGTGATTTAAACTTCGACATTGCTGGAGATTACCTCTATTTAGCAGCGACACTTCTCTTATTAAAATCTAAAAACTGTATAACTGAAGAAGAGCAAGAGCGTCTTAAAGATCAACTTTCTGACGGAGAGGGGTTAAATATAACTTCTTCAGCAGAGCTTATTAGAAGATTAGAAGAGCTTCAACACTTCCAAAAGATGGGAGAGAAGCTTTGGTCACTTGATAAGAGAGACGAGCATATCTTTGTAAAACCAAAGATCAATAGAAAGGCCATTGTAAACTCAATCTTGACTCCTATGGAGCTAGAGAAACTTACAATGGCAATGATGGATTTCTTATTTAGAGAAAGAAGAAAATATACAGTTGTAAAAAGAGACCGTTTATCTATTAAAGAGAAACTTGTCTTCCTTAGATCACACTTAGAAGTTGGGCAAAAAACAACTTTACAGGATCTTTTAGATAATGATGGTGGCGAGAATTTAGATAATAAAGTTATAACTTTTATTTCTTTATTAGAGCTTGCACGCCTACAGAGACTTGAAGTTTTTCAAAATGAGTCAATGGGTAGCATTTACGTTGATGTCGTAAAATCATTAGAAGATTTTGATGTTACTCAGGCCGATGGTTTTGAAGATGAAGATGAGCTTGCTGAAAAGGCAATCTCTGAAGATATTGCAAATACTATTGCACAAAATGGAGTAGAGATCGCTGAAGAGCCTTTATCTGCAAATGAAATGACACACACTCAGCAAGATGCTGTTAACGAAGAGCAAGTTCTTCAATAG
- the scpB gene encoding SMC-Scp complex subunit ScpB, which yields MIDTNENELINDEILNQIENVVFEDNFDDEVEAALLSEREDELEATLYPSESDLEYPDMEMSSDNIDQGDDIVEELDEEQEDKIWQARTGLNFETLCGAIETIIFMSDKPVALAKIRNVIDEDLPLRVVHASLERLQNEYELKHHGLRLQEVAEGYQFRTKATYSKYVQDLFKVNSLVLSPTALEVLAIIAYKQPVSKIEVEKIRGVDSSHIVRGLMDKRLVKTTGRSDEAGRPVLYGTTTEFLEVFNLNDLNDLPPEHELDEMSQQEIGKISDIKTIVHTGDKSRFSFDEIDELDALADRIKSIDSETDFTRSLKVEEKKRRTEDGEAIKSAFDLLEEHLDHKLVLDANMESVISEVFTAVTDPSIIRDLTAGPFNLPELVEEEEEEFQMIDLDTGEVIVDELEDDQESEGEDFQLSEEQISELEDFDFMVDLEMTEEQVKEISQATGIEIQPSDDEPAPALEATSPVEEQAIETAENLFKDNADEISSLAAALDQAFANLTGESLDETDLEDSEANINEKVNDIDELSSMISEKAKGLDLDLSFLNDSSDSEI from the coding sequence ATGATTGATACGAATGAAAATGAACTCATTAATGACGAAATTCTAAATCAAATTGAAAATGTTGTTTTTGAAGATAACTTTGATGATGAAGTTGAAGCAGCTCTTTTATCTGAAAGAGAAGATGAGCTAGAAGCAACACTTTATCCTAGTGAGTCTGACCTTGAATATCCTGATATGGAAATGAGTTCAGATAATATCGATCAAGGTGATGATATTGTAGAAGAACTTGATGAAGAGCAAGAAGATAAAATTTGGCAGGCGAGAACAGGGCTTAATTTTGAAACTCTTTGTGGAGCCATTGAGACAATTATTTTCATGAGTGACAAGCCTGTTGCTTTGGCAAAAATTAGAAATGTAATTGATGAAGATCTTCCATTGCGTGTTGTTCATGCTTCATTAGAAAGACTTCAAAATGAATATGAATTAAAGCATCACGGTTTAAGGCTACAAGAAGTTGCTGAAGGGTATCAGTTTAGAACTAAAGCAACTTACTCTAAGTATGTGCAAGATTTATTTAAAGTGAACTCTCTTGTTCTTTCGCCAACTGCTTTAGAAGTACTGGCCATTATTGCTTATAAACAACCAGTTTCTAAAATAGAGGTAGAAAAAATTAGAGGAGTGGATTCTTCTCATATTGTTAGAGGATTAATGGATAAGAGACTTGTTAAGACAACAGGTCGTTCTGATGAAGCTGGTAGACCAGTTCTCTACGGAACTACAACAGAGTTCTTAGAAGTATTTAACTTAAATGACTTAAATGACCTTCCGCCTGAGCATGAGCTTGATGAAATGAGCCAACAGGAGATTGGAAAAATCTCTGACATTAAGACAATTGTTCACACTGGTGACAAGTCGAGATTTTCATTTGATGAAATAGATGAACTTGATGCACTGGCCGATAGAATTAAGTCCATCGACTCAGAAACTGATTTTACGAGATCACTCAAAGTTGAAGAGAAGAAAAGAAGAACGGAAGATGGAGAGGCGATTAAGTCGGCTTTTGATCTACTAGAGGAGCATCTTGACCATAAACTTGTTCTAGATGCGAATATGGAATCAGTTATCTCTGAAGTATTTACTGCAGTAACTGATCCTTCAATAATAAGAGACTTAACTGCTGGACCTTTTAATCTACCAGAACTTGTCGAAGAAGAGGAAGAAGAGTTTCAGATGATTGACCTGGATACAGGTGAAGTCATAGTAGATGAGTTAGAAGATGACCAAGAAAGTGAAGGTGAAGACTTTCAATTAAGTGAAGAGCAGATTTCAGAGCTTGAAGACTTTGACTTTATGGTTGATCTAGAGATGACTGAAGAGCAAGTTAAAGAAATATCACAAGCTACTGGTATTGAAATTCAACCAAGTGATGATGAACCCGCTCCAGCTCTAGAAGCGACTAGTCCTGTTGAGGAACAAGCTATCGAAACTGCTGAAAACCTTTTTAAAGATAATGCGGATGAAATATCTTCTTTGGCCGCAGCACTTGATCAGGCATTTGCCAATCTTACGGGTGAGAGTTTAGATGAAACTGATCTTGAAGATAGTGAAGCAAATATCAATGAAAAAGTTAATGATATTGATGAGTTATCATCAATGATTTCTGAAAAAGCTAAGGGCTTGGATCTTGATTTAAGCTTTCTAAATGACTCTTCAGACTCTGAAATCTAA
- a CDS encoding pseudouridine synthase, translated as MSELRLQKFIADCGITSRRKAEELIAQGRVQVNGETVRVLGTKVNPSTDAVIVDGKIADLASVDHVYVVMNKPRGYVTTLNDPEGRKTVMDLCMEVSERIYPVGRLDYLSEGLLVLTNDGEVANMIMHPSFNITKVYEVKVFGSVTDTILKKLRNGVQLEDGFMKPLSVRVIKQLPNKTWLEFRLGEGRNREIRRICEACGLTVDKLKRFAIEGLTVDGIAPGKFRYISKRQLLSHVGLLEDGRKDPHAKTWHSDKKTVNLKKKGVQPGTAADDASWIKYRKETYFQSVKELAERKKLEKEQESAASLAARDEAHFARKKRKSLREAKKADNVKFPHAIIEK; from the coding sequence ATGTCTGAATTAAGATTACAAAAATTTATTGCTGATTGTGGAATTACTTCGAGAAGAAAAGCGGAGGAGTTAATAGCACAAGGGCGTGTTCAAGTTAACGGTGAAACAGTTAGAGTTCTTGGAACAAAAGTAAATCCAAGCACTGATGCAGTGATCGTTGATGGTAAGATTGCTGATCTCGCCAGTGTTGACCATGTCTACGTTGTAATGAACAAGCCAAGAGGATACGTAACAACTTTAAATGATCCAGAAGGTAGAAAAACTGTAATGGACCTTTGTATGGAAGTTTCGGAAAGAATTTATCCAGTTGGTCGTTTAGACTATCTTTCAGAAGGTTTACTTGTTTTAACTAATGATGGTGAAGTGGCAAATATGATCATGCACCCTAGTTTCAATATAACAAAAGTATATGAAGTTAAGGTTTTTGGTAGTGTTACAGACACGATTCTTAAAAAATTAAGAAATGGTGTTCAGCTAGAAGACGGTTTCATGAAACCATTATCTGTAAGAGTTATTAAGCAACTTCCAAATAAGACTTGGTTAGAATTTAGACTAGGTGAGGGAAGAAATAGAGAGATTAGAAGAATTTGTGAAGCTTGCGGACTAACTGTTGATAAGCTTAAACGTTTTGCAATTGAAGGGTTAACAGTAGACGGAATTGCTCCTGGAAAGTTTAGATATATTTCTAAGAGACAACTTCTTTCTCATGTTGGACTTCTTGAAGATGGGCGTAAAGATCCTCACGCAAAAACTTGGCACTCAGATAAGAAGACTGTTAATTTAAAGAAAAAAGGTGTTCAACCAGGTACTGCAGCTGATGACGCTAGTTGGATTAAGTATAGAAAGGAAACTTATTTTCAATCGGTAAAAGAATTAGCTGAAAGAAAGAAGCTTGAAAAAGAACAAGAGAGCGCGGCTTCTCTTGCTGCTAGAGATGAGGCTCACTTTGCTAGAAAGAAGAGAAAGTCTCTACGTGAAGCTAAGAAAGCTGATAACGTTAAATTTCCACATGCGATCATAGAGAAGTAG
- a CDS encoding ABC transporter ATP-binding protein yields MKSSIISISNLSKKFGELQVLDGLNLSIELGEIYGFLGPNGAGKSTTLKCIIGQLEYDSGNISVFDISPDSRKQFKALSVGVVPETQNLYENLSVYQNLELFCGLLSVDKQRIYEICEELFLMDKLKSKVKYLSKGLKQRVLLARSVLHRPELLFLDEPTSGLDPISAHKVHNYIRKLNATGTTIFLTTHFMEEVEELCTRVGFLKNGKIIEEGSVTDLLEKYNVDKIKKVFLRLLDDSYE; encoded by the coding sequence ATGAAATCATCAATAATATCTATATCCAATCTCTCCAAAAAATTTGGTGAATTACAAGTTTTAGATGGATTAAACCTGAGTATTGAACTTGGCGAAATTTATGGATTTTTAGGACCTAATGGAGCAGGTAAATCTACTACCCTTAAGTGTATTATTGGTCAGCTTGAGTATGATTCAGGCAATATTAGTGTTTTTGATATATCCCCAGACTCTAGAAAACAATTCAAGGCTCTCTCTGTTGGCGTTGTTCCAGAGACTCAAAATTTATATGAAAATCTATCTGTGTATCAGAATTTAGAATTATTTTGTGGTCTTTTGAGTGTTGATAAGCAAAGAATATATGAGATTTGTGAAGAACTCTTTTTAATGGATAAACTCAAGTCTAAAGTGAAGTATCTTTCTAAAGGCCTAAAGCAAAGAGTTCTTTTGGCTAGATCTGTATTACATCGTCCAGAGCTTTTATTTCTTGATGAGCCAACAAGTGGGCTTGATCCTATTTCGGCCCATAAAGTTCATAACTATATTAGAAAGCTTAATGCCACTGGAACAACTATTTTTTTAACGACCCACTTTATGGAGGAAGTTGAAGAGTTGTGTACAAGAGTGGGGTTTTTGAAAAATGGTAAAATCATAGAAGAGGGAAGTGTTACAGATCTTTTGGAAAAATATAATGTAGATAAAATAAAGAAGGTTTTCCTGAGATTATTGGATGATTCCTATGAATAG
- a CDS encoding ABC transporter permease, with protein MNRIKVLLKKEFFDFINHPQTFVIFFVVIVINFFLAKSIGTIQLEMYLTMSIVMIGFYSPSFLFTEEIEKRTLDALLLTPVSAFEIIFSKALFYTLLSTLVSVFLTLSFDASKYNILTVFFAVTLGSLWVTLLGIIIGSLCKKQSEISGYGTIIFLVLFLPNLLAPINDGLNLVSLGLPTRYVTELIHSPVGSKRFFEFFLALVLQVILLLFLNLEGIKRIQSGVENLKRVRFKEYIIVFLVLLLSFSSAHYFQSLRGGHITIDTKKYYKIQKLNVSFLLDSPNLEVEEMDLFGEKVISISDSTIENISIKVRIKERVEAKTLSKWYEEKNVALSEKKSFVVSRSLSDDNFTYEVENRRGKYWSFNFFRGHQQVSIVLSVSSSIKISDHEHMRNLWRNMCDSRLNSIKSKSKIK; from the coding sequence ATGAATAGAATAAAGGTTCTTCTAAAGAAAGAGTTTTTTGATTTTATTAATCATCCTCAAACATTTGTAATATTCTTCGTCGTTATTGTAATTAATTTCTTTCTAGCCAAGAGTATTGGTACCATTCAATTAGAAATGTACTTAACAATGTCCATTGTTATGATTGGGTTTTATTCACCTTCATTTCTATTCACTGAAGAAATTGAAAAAAGAACTTTGGATGCACTGTTGCTGACACCTGTTAGCGCGTTTGAAATTATTTTTTCTAAAGCATTGTTTTATACTTTACTCTCAACTCTTGTATCTGTGTTTCTTACTTTGTCGTTTGATGCGAGTAAGTATAATATTTTAACTGTCTTCTTTGCAGTAACTCTAGGGAGCCTTTGGGTTACGTTGCTCGGTATTATCATAGGATCATTATGTAAGAAGCAGTCTGAAATAAGTGGATACGGTACAATTATCTTCTTGGTTCTCTTTCTTCCAAATTTACTCGCACCAATAAATGACGGGCTGAACTTAGTTTCTTTAGGGCTCCCTACTCGATATGTGACGGAGTTAATTCATAGTCCGGTAGGATCTAAAAGGTTCTTTGAATTCTTCCTTGCGCTTGTATTACAGGTTATTCTTTTACTTTTTCTTAACCTTGAAGGAATTAAAAGAATTCAAAGTGGGGTAGAGAACTTAAAGAGAGTTAGATTTAAAGAGTACATAATAGTGTTTCTCGTTCTTCTTCTTTCATTTAGTAGTGCCCACTATTTTCAAAGTTTAAGAGGTGGTCATATAACAATAGACACTAAGAAGTATTATAAAATTCAAAAGTTAAATGTATCATTCTTATTAGATAGTCCAAATCTTGAAGTAGAAGAGATGGATCTGTTTGGAGAAAAAGTCATTAGTATTTCCGATTCAACAATAGAAAATATTTCTATAAAAGTTAGAATCAAAGAGAGAGTTGAGGCCAAGACTCTGAGCAAGTGGTATGAAGAAAAGAATGTGGCCCTTAGTGAGAAAAAGAGCTTTGTTGTAAGTAGATCACTTTCTGATGATAACTTTACATACGAAGTTGAAAATAGGAGAGGAAAGTATTGGAGCTTTAATTTCTTTAGAGGCCATCAACAAGTTTCCATAGTACTGAGTGTTTCTAGCTCGATTAAGATTAGTGATCATGAGCATATGCGAAACCTTTGGCGCAATATGTGCGACTCAAGGCTTAATTCTATCAAAAGTAAATCCAAAATAAAGTAA